A portion of the Oxynema aestuarii AP17 genome contains these proteins:
- the pcrA gene encoding DNA helicase PcrA, protein MTTTTTDFLSQLNPSQRQAAEHFSGPLLVVAGAGSGKTRALTYRIANLIRTHRIDPENILAVTFTNKAAREMKERIEVLFAESYALAQYGKPLGGLEPVQQTQVRSRVWKTYIKPLWIGTFHSLCARILRFDIDKYQDESGRQWNRNFSIVDESEAQDLFKEIVRNQLNLDDKKFDPRKMRYQISGAKNRGWTPKDLEQNEPNFRGRVMADIYRNYQDLLAKNNALDFDDLIRIPVELFRQNEQILDYWHRKFNHILVDEYQDTNRTQYDLIRLLSTNGSHPKSFENWEKRSVFVVGDVDQSIYSFRMADFTILLEFQEDFGDGLADEDTRTLVKLEENYRSRENILELANKLIEKNTERIEKVLRPTRGEGEQIICHQAFNEVEEADFVVSQIRMLESQHPELNFGAFAILYRTNAQSRPFEEVLVKSQIPYKIVGGLRFYDRKEIKDVLAYLRAIANPADSISLQRIINTPRRGIGKTTLQRLTDAASQLNVPLWEILNDETSVNTLAGRSAKAVNAFAKTIAKWQEKIEDCTAAEIYQGIVEESGYIDELNQQGTDEAENRRQNVEELYNAILQFGEDEEDSSLAGFLASASLASDLDNLDEGEAAVSLMTLHSSKGLEFPVVFLVGMEDGLFPNFRSLNDPKAIEEERRLCYVGITRAQERLFLTMASERRLWGSYERSRPSRFLAELPRELLMGNAVAKQRRSRATAKKIAKGSAAGVANWNVGDRVVHETFGPGQISHVFGTGEKLALAIKFPRLGQKIIDPKNAPLQKL, encoded by the coding sequence ATGACCACCACGACCACCGACTTTCTCAGCCAACTCAACCCCAGTCAACGCCAAGCCGCCGAACATTTTTCCGGACCGTTGCTGGTCGTGGCGGGGGCGGGTTCGGGCAAAACGCGCGCCCTGACCTACCGCATAGCCAATTTAATTCGTACCCATCGCATCGATCCCGAAAATATCCTCGCCGTTACCTTCACCAACAAGGCGGCGCGGGAAATGAAAGAACGGATTGAAGTGCTGTTTGCCGAATCTTATGCCTTGGCGCAATATGGCAAACCCTTGGGAGGACTCGAACCCGTCCAACAAACTCAAGTTCGATCGCGGGTCTGGAAAACCTACATCAAACCCCTTTGGATCGGTACTTTTCACTCCTTGTGCGCGCGGATTTTGCGCTTCGATATCGACAAATATCAAGATGAAAGTGGGCGTCAGTGGAACCGCAATTTTTCGATTGTAGACGAATCGGAAGCCCAAGATTTATTTAAAGAAATTGTCCGCAATCAACTCAATTTAGACGATAAAAAGTTCGACCCGCGCAAAATGCGCTACCAAATTAGCGGGGCGAAAAATCGCGGTTGGACGCCGAAAGATCTCGAACAAAACGAGCCGAATTTTCGCGGGCGGGTGATGGCGGATATCTATCGCAACTATCAAGACCTGCTCGCAAAAAATAATGCTCTCGATTTCGACGATCTAATTCGGATTCCCGTGGAATTATTTCGGCAAAACGAGCAAATTCTCGACTACTGGCATCGCAAGTTCAATCATATTCTCGTCGATGAATATCAGGATACCAACCGGACGCAATACGATCTAATTCGCTTGCTTTCCACCAATGGCAGCCATCCCAAATCCTTCGAGAATTGGGAAAAGCGATCGGTGTTTGTGGTCGGCGACGTGGATCAGTCGATCTACAGCTTCCGGATGGCCGATTTTACGATTTTGCTGGAGTTTCAAGAAGATTTCGGCGACGGCTTGGCGGATGAAGACACTCGAACTTTAGTGAAGTTAGAGGAGAACTACCGATCGCGCGAAAATATTCTCGAATTGGCGAATAAATTAATCGAGAAAAATACGGAACGCATCGAAAAAGTCTTGCGACCGACGCGCGGCGAAGGCGAACAAATTATCTGCCATCAAGCGTTTAATGAGGTCGAAGAGGCGGATTTTGTGGTCAGCCAAATTCGGATGCTGGAATCCCAACATCCGGAGTTGAATTTCGGCGCATTTGCAATTTTATATCGCACGAATGCTCAATCGCGACCGTTTGAGGAAGTCTTGGTCAAGTCGCAGATTCCTTATAAAATTGTCGGCGGTTTACGCTTTTACGATCGCAAGGAAATTAAAGATGTTTTGGCCTATTTACGGGCGATCGCCAATCCGGCGGATAGCATCAGTTTGCAGCGTATTATTAACACTCCCCGTCGGGGAATTGGGAAGACGACTTTACAACGGTTGACCGATGCGGCGAGTCAATTAAATGTGCCGTTGTGGGAAATTCTCAACGACGAAACCTCGGTGAATACCTTGGCGGGGCGATCGGCAAAAGCGGTCAATGCGTTTGCAAAAACGATCGCCAAATGGCAAGAAAAAATAGAGGACTGTACGGCGGCGGAAATCTATCAAGGGATTGTCGAAGAATCCGGTTACATCGACGAACTCAATCAGCAAGGAACGGACGAAGCGGAAAACCGCCGTCAAAATGTAGAAGAACTCTACAATGCTATTTTGCAGTTTGGCGAAGATGAGGAAGATTCTTCCTTGGCGGGATTTTTAGCCAGTGCATCCCTTGCGTCGGATTTAGATAATTTAGACGAAGGGGAAGCGGCGGTTTCTTTGATGACTCTTCATTCCTCGAAAGGGTTAGAATTTCCGGTTGTCTTTTTAGTGGGAATGGAAGATGGATTATTTCCGAATTTCCGCAGTTTGAACGATCCGAAAGCAATTGAGGAGGAACGACGGTTGTGTTATGTCGGCATTACCCGCGCCCAAGAACGACTCTTTTTAACGATGGCTAGCGAACGGCGATTGTGGGGGTCTTACGAACGATCGCGTCCGTCCCGTTTCTTGGCGGAGTTACCTCGGGAATTGTTAATGGGAAATGCGGTGGCGAAGCAACGACGATCGCGCGCGACGGCAAAGAAAATTGCTAAAGGATCGGCGGCGGGGGTGGCTAATTGGAATGTCGGCGATCGCGTGGTTCACGAGACTTTCGGGCCGGGTCAAATTTCCCATGTTTTCGGAACTGGAGAAAAGCTGGCCTTGGCGATCAAGTTTCCTCGGTTGGGTCAGAAGATTATCGATCCGAAAAATGCACCGTTGCAAAAACTTTAG